The Candidatus Thermoplasmatota archaeon sequence TTCTATGGCATCCGCCTCTGACGGGTGCGCCTGCCCAGAAGCAAAAATGTTTGTTAGAAGAAAAATAGCGCGATTCATCCCCATACTAAAGTCTGGGGATTTCTCGCTCACAAAATGTTAAAAACGTTTTTGAAAAAAATTTTACGGGCTTGAGGGGATTCGAACCCCTGACCCATCGGTTAAGAGCCGATTGCTCTACCTAGCTGAGCCACAAGCCCAAAAACAAGAGGGATACTAGCATAAACTGGTGCTTATTAATGTTTTTTTTCTAACTTCTTAATCTCAGATTGATCAACCTTTGATATATACTTAGCGTCAATGTTATCAGTTACATAAACATCTTTCCCTGCATGATATATTTTCACTCCGTCTTTCATAGCTTTTTTTCCATCAATACGTAAAATCAAAGGTTCTTCTGTTCTAACTCGCCCTGCCTCGATAGCTTTTTCTATGCTACTGCTCAGATGTACTTTTTTACGATCCGTTGGATGAAGACCACCTTCGAGTATCATATCGATCTCTTCCTCAGTAACTGGGTAATACAATTCATCGACATCCGCCAAAGGTAAATCATCGAGGTTTACATCCACAGTATGACCATACTTAGCGCGAATCATACCACCATCAATTTGATATCTGCCTCTCTCATCAGTGGCTACCAATGCTTCTATGTGGTAGTTCCGTAACCAGTCAAAACCTGATCTTGATGTACCTAATGCTGCTATGAAAGATGAGATATCGACCCATCCTCTACCATCCATCATCAAACCAAGTTTATCTGGGAAATGACGTAGAGCACCAGCTATGATACGACTCAGCGCATTAAGTTCACGGTCATCCATCAAGAATTTGCCTTTTTTATTGCAAACAGGACACGCTTCTCCACGGTAATAACCGTGTTCATCACATTTTCCTAACATAGTTCCGCTGAAACGTAATTATGATATCAAGTATAAATTTTTGTACTATTAAACTATTACATCGTCTGGTGAACCTTTGGAACAAGAAGACATGAAAAAAATAGCTGGGGAAAAAGCAGCAGAATACATTAAGGATGGTATGATTGTTGGCCTTGGAACCGGTTCTACGGTAGAGTATACAATAAAGAAGATCGCAGAGATGGTA is a genomic window containing:
- a CDS encoding RNA 2'-phosphotransferase — its product is MLGKCDEHGYYRGEACPVCNKKGKFLMDDRELNALSRIIAGALRHFPDKLGLMMDGRGWVDISSFIAALGTSRSGFDWLRNYHIEALVATDERGRYQIDGGMIRAKYGHTVDVNLDDLPLADVDELYYPVTEEEIDMILEGGLHPTDRKKVHLSSSIEKAIEAGRVRTEEPLILRIDGKKAMKDGVKIYHAGKDVYVTDNIDAKYISKVDQSEIKKLEKKH